One part of the Magallana gigas chromosome 5, xbMagGiga1.1, whole genome shotgun sequence genome encodes these proteins:
- the LOC105334667 gene encoding cytochrome P450 2B4 isoform X3: MERQVALFSDLWTILGAFSILSLCAYAATRALWGRRYRLPPGPWALPIFGNLLQLKGKKGFYYYVRRFKKKYGDIFRLKMGVHEVVFVFGHQHVQEVLCKNGALTTRRPNWMYIPNKIFKGKGIIWSNGDTWKALQDVLKLAQEDSRVVTSLQRYLAAEYDVFQSHVKDTSSAYDLEFLIRQTSFNSLSAFLVGKRYSYNDPAMIEIRDRLAELGASTASANLENYLPFLASFERTKFQKAADNHEIIFNRFREIMREKRDTPEDPPTDFLQFYLSNYEQEGSKNDISEADLLQTLIDMYFAGKDNLLLSTKWILMALVKYPEVQSKCRSEIHQVISRGQRVQSQDRSRTPYTVATIKEIQRLYSPVTFTVFHYPEKDIQVGGYDIPKDTIMMIECKAPCRDKQFWKDPKDFNPDRFIGLDGEQKLPQGCFMPYGAGPRYCIGKYVADMFMYSLVANILQNFKITTKHPEQPLSFENAFSLFGLQPVHFSEVTLVPLE, encoded by the exons ATGGAGAGACAAGTGGCCTTATTTTCGGATCTTTGGACTATTCTCGGAGCTTTTTCCATTCTATCACTTTGCGCGTATGCAGCCACACGTGCACTGTGGGGGAGACGGTACCGTCTACCCCCGGGGCCATGGGCGTTGCCAATCTTTGGCAATCTTCTACAGCTGAAAGGAAAAAAGGGATTCTACTACTACGTacgtagatttaaaaaaaaatacggcgACATCTTTAGATTGAAAATGGGTGTCCATGAAGTTGTGTTTGTGTTTGGACATCAGCACGTTCAAGAAGTCTTGTGCAAAAACGGAGCTTTGACCACAAGACGTCCGAACTGGATGTACATTCCAAATAAGATCTTCAAAGGGAAAG GTATCATATGGAGCAACGGTGATACATGGAAGGCTTTGCAAGACGTTCTGAAGTTGGCACAGGAAGATTCTCGTGTGGTTACATCTTTACAGCGCTATCTAGCGGCAGAGTATGACGTATTCCAGTCACATGTCAAAGACACGTCGTCTGCCTACGATCTGGAATTTCTTATCAGACAGACCTCTTTCAACTCTCTTTCTGCTTTCCTTGTGGGAAAAag ATACAGTTACAACGACCCAGCTATGATTGAAATCCGGGACAGACTGGCAGAATTAGGCGCCTCCACAGCCTCAGCTAACCTGGAAAACTATCTTCcatttttggccagttttgAGCGGACTAAA tTTCAAAAAGCCGCTGATAATCATGAGATTATATTTAACCGGTTCCGAGAGATAATGAGGGAGAAGAGGGACACTCCCGAAGATCCGCCGACAGATTTCCTTcagttttatttatcaaactaCGAACAGGAAGGATCAAAAAACGATATTTCCG AAGCCGACCTATTACAAACTTTGATTGACATGTATTTTGCTGGAAAAGATAATCTATTACTGAGCACAAAATGGATACTGATGGCACTGGTGAAGTACCCGGAAGTTCAGTCTAAATGTAGATCGGAAATACATCAG GTGATTAGCCGAGGTCAGAGAGTGCAATCCCAAGATAGGTCACGGACGCCTTACACCGTGGCAACCATCAAAGAAATTCAAAGACTGTATTCACCGG TGACCTTTACGGTGTTCCACTATCCGGAAAAGGACATCCAGGTTGGGGGATATGATATCCCAAAAGACACGATCATGATGATCGAATGCAAAGCTCCGTGCCGGGACAAACAGTTCTGGAAAGATCCTAAGGATTTTAATCCGGACCGCTTTATTGGGTTAGATGGAGAGCAAAAACTACCTCAGGGATGTTTCATGCCTTATGGAGCAG GGCCACGATACTGCATAGGAAAATACGTAGCAGACATGTTTATGTACTCTCTTGTGGCCAATATACTACAGAACTTCAAGATTACAACCAAACACCCAGAGCAACCGTTGTCTTTTGAAAACGCTTTCAGTTTGTTCGGTCTCCAACCAGTACACTTTTCAGAAGTTACCTTAGTGCCCTTGGAATGA